Proteins found in one Sporosarcina jeotgali genomic segment:
- the dnaK gene encoding molecular chaperone DnaK, producing MSKIIGIDLGTTNSVVSVFEGGEAKVIPNPEGNRTTPSVVAFKNGERQIGEVAKRQSITNPNTIMSVKRHMGTDYKEKVEDKEYSPQEISAMILQYMKGYAEEYLGEKVSKAVITVPAYFNDAQRQATKDAGTIAGLEVERIINEPTAAALAYGLDKTDEDQTILVYDLGGGTFDVSILELGDGVFQVRSTAGDNKLGGDDFDDVIIDYLVQEFRKENGIDLSKDKMAMQRLKDAAEKAKKDLSGVTSTQISLPFITAGEAGPLHLEISLTRAKFDELTASLVERSMVPTRQAIKDADLSPSELDRVILVGGSTRIPAVQEAIKKETGKEPFKGVNPDEVVAMGAAVQGSILTGDVKDVVLLDVTPLSLGIETMGSVFTKLIDRNTTIPTSKSQVFSTAADNQPAVDIHVLQGERAMATDNKTLGRFQLTDIPPAPRGVPQIEVTFDIDKNGIVTVKAKDMGTQKEQNITIQSSSGLSDDEIDRMVKDAEAHAEEDKKQKEEADLRNEADQLVFMAEKTLKDLEGKVSEEEVKSVEDAKEALKTAIEANNLEEMKEKKDALEQVVQQMTMKMYEQAQAEANAQGENATDSDDGVVDADFSEVEDDKKN from the coding sequence ATGAGTAAAATTATCGGTATCGACTTAGGGACAACAAACTCAGTAGTATCTGTATTTGAAGGCGGAGAAGCAAAAGTAATTCCAAATCCTGAAGGTAACCGCACAACTCCATCCGTTGTTGCATTTAAAAATGGAGAACGTCAAATCGGTGAAGTAGCGAAGCGCCAGTCAATTACAAACCCAAACACGATTATGTCAGTTAAGCGTCACATGGGTACGGACTATAAAGAAAAAGTTGAAGACAAAGAGTATTCACCACAAGAAATTTCTGCAATGATTCTTCAATATATGAAAGGTTATGCAGAAGAGTATCTTGGAGAAAAAGTTTCTAAAGCAGTTATAACAGTTCCTGCTTACTTCAACGACGCTCAGCGTCAAGCGACAAAAGATGCTGGTACGATTGCTGGATTAGAAGTAGAACGTATCATTAACGAGCCAACAGCTGCAGCACTTGCTTACGGGTTAGATAAAACAGATGAGGATCAAACAATTCTTGTTTATGACCTAGGCGGCGGTACATTTGACGTTTCTATCCTTGAACTTGGAGATGGAGTATTCCAAGTCCGTTCAACTGCAGGAGATAACAAACTAGGTGGAGATGATTTCGATGATGTCATCATCGATTACTTAGTACAAGAGTTCCGTAAAGAAAACGGAATCGATCTTTCTAAAGATAAAATGGCAATGCAGCGTTTGAAAGATGCTGCTGAAAAAGCGAAGAAAGATTTGTCAGGTGTTACATCTACACAAATCTCACTTCCGTTCATCACAGCAGGAGAAGCTGGACCGCTTCACTTGGAGATTTCGTTAACTCGTGCTAAATTCGACGAATTGACAGCTTCACTAGTTGAACGTTCAATGGTTCCAACTCGTCAAGCTATTAAAGATGCAGACCTTTCTCCATCTGAACTGGATCGCGTAATTCTTGTAGGTGGTTCTACACGTATTCCGGCAGTACAGGAAGCGATTAAGAAAGAAACGGGTAAAGAGCCATTTAAAGGCGTAAACCCTGACGAAGTAGTTGCAATGGGTGCGGCTGTCCAAGGTTCAATCCTTACTGGTGATGTGAAAGACGTAGTATTGCTTGACGTTACACCGCTATCACTTGGTATTGAAACTATGGGCAGTGTGTTCACAAAACTAATCGACCGGAATACAACGATTCCAACTAGTAAATCACAAGTATTCTCAACTGCTGCTGACAACCAGCCAGCTGTAGACATCCACGTACTTCAAGGTGAGCGTGCGATGGCAACTGATAACAAAACGCTTGGTCGTTTCCAGTTGACTGATATTCCGCCAGCTCCACGCGGCGTGCCGCAAATCGAAGTAACTTTCGATATCGACAAAAACGGTATTGTTACAGTTAAAGCGAAAGATATGGGCACACAAAAAGAGCAAAACATTACAATCCAATCGAGCTCAGGTCTTTCTGATGATGAAATCGATCGTATGGTAAAAGACGCTGAAGCACATGCGGAAGAAGATAAGAAGCAAAAAGAAGAAGCGGACCTTCGCAACGAAGCTGACCAGCTCGTATTCATGGCTGAAAAGACTTTGAAAGACTTGGAAGGAAAAGTTTCTGAAGAAGAAGTGAAAAGTGTGGAAGATGCGAAAGAAGCATTGAAAACAGCTATCGAAGCAAACAACCTGGAAGAAATGAAAGAGAAGAAAGATGCTCTTGAACAAGTCGTTCAGCAAATGACGATGAAAATGTATGAGCAAGCTCAAGCAGAAGCAAATGCACAAGGTGAAAATGCAACTGATTCTGATGACGGTGTTGTTGACGCTGATTTCTCAGAAGTAGAAGACGACAAGAAAAACTAA
- the dnaJ gene encoding molecular chaperone DnaJ, translating to MSKRDYYEVLGVPKTATKEEIRKAYRKLSKQFHPDLNKEEGAEAKFKEVTEAFEVLSDENKRASYDQYGHADPNQGFGGGGFSGFGGGDGFGFDDIFSSFFGGGGGSRRRDPNAPRKGDDLQYTMTVDFMEAAFGKETEIEIPREEVCSTCDGSGAKKGTSVKTCTNCGGSGQISVTQNTPLGQMVNRKVCNVCQGTGKIIPEKCETCHGSGRVKKRKKIKITIPAGVDDGQQLRVAGQGEGGVNGGPSGDLYIVFRVRPHEKFIREADDILLEVALTFPQAALGDEIEVPTIHGSVNLKIPAGTQPGTTFRLRGKGIQNVHGHGIGDQHVIVKLLTPKKMTEKQKELLREFASIDGDAPGEYSSSLFDKIKRSIKGD from the coding sequence ATGAGCAAACGCGATTATTATGAAGTGCTTGGTGTGCCGAAGACGGCTACCAAGGAAGAAATCAGGAAAGCGTATCGTAAGCTTTCCAAGCAATTCCACCCTGACTTGAACAAAGAGGAAGGCGCGGAAGCGAAATTTAAAGAGGTAACAGAAGCATTTGAAGTGTTAAGTGATGAAAATAAGCGTGCATCCTACGATCAGTACGGTCATGCAGATCCGAACCAAGGCTTTGGCGGTGGAGGATTCAGCGGCTTTGGCGGCGGTGATGGATTTGGATTTGACGACATTTTCAGTTCTTTCTTTGGGGGCGGAGGCGGCAGCCGACGTCGCGATCCGAATGCACCACGTAAAGGAGATGACCTGCAATATACGATGACCGTCGATTTCATGGAGGCCGCGTTCGGTAAGGAAACTGAAATTGAAATACCGCGAGAAGAAGTTTGCAGCACTTGTGATGGATCTGGTGCGAAAAAAGGCACTTCAGTAAAAACGTGTACAAATTGTGGCGGTTCAGGACAAATTTCTGTTACTCAAAATACCCCGCTTGGTCAGATGGTGAACCGTAAAGTGTGTAACGTCTGTCAAGGTACAGGTAAAATCATCCCTGAAAAGTGTGAAACTTGTCACGGAAGCGGAAGAGTTAAAAAACGCAAAAAAATCAAAATCACAATTCCGGCAGGTGTCGATGATGGGCAGCAATTACGCGTAGCGGGCCAAGGTGAAGGCGGCGTGAATGGAGGGCCATCAGGCGACCTGTACATCGTATTCCGCGTACGGCCTCATGAGAAGTTCATCCGTGAAGCCGATGATATCTTGTTGGAGGTCGCACTGACATTCCCTCAAGCAGCTCTTGGAGATGAGATTGAAGTGCCAACGATTCACGGATCTGTGAACTTGAAAATTCCTGCAGGTACTCAACCGGGTACTACATTCCGTTTACGCGGAAAAGGAATTCAGAATGTACATGGTCATGGAATTGGAGACCAGCACGTAATCGTGAAATTACTGACACCTAAGAAAATGACGGAAAAACAAAAAGAACTTCTTCGGGAATTCGCTTCCATAGATGGGGATGCACCAGGAGAGTATTCAAGTTCACTGTTTGATAAAATCAAACGATCGATTAAAGGTGATTGA
- the prmA gene encoding 50S ribosomal protein L11 methyltransferase, producing the protein MKWSEIAIHTTNEATEAVANILHEAGASGVVIEDSGEPERTHEDRYGEIYDLDPQDFPTEGVLVKAYLPASSFLKETVQEISESIDKLKQFNLDTGKKAITTTEVDEEDWATAWKKYYHPVKISGRFTIVPTWETYQPVESDELIIELDPGMAFGTGTHPTTVMCLQALEKYVKPEDYVIDVGTGSGVLAIGATLLNAQRVLALDLDEVAVRSAKENIELNHCDEKVEVVHGNLLDSVKEPADLIVANILAEVIVTFSQDAYQLLAENGLFIVSGIIGAKKDFVKEDLIQKGFEIVESVVMEDWVALIARKRGE; encoded by the coding sequence GTGAAATGGTCTGAAATAGCGATTCACACGACAAATGAGGCGACTGAAGCAGTTGCCAATATCCTGCATGAGGCAGGGGCAAGCGGTGTAGTCATTGAAGATTCGGGCGAACCAGAGCGCACTCATGAAGATCGTTACGGAGAAATCTATGACTTGGATCCCCAAGACTTCCCTACTGAAGGCGTTTTAGTGAAAGCCTATTTACCAGCAAGCAGTTTCTTAAAAGAAACGGTACAGGAAATCAGTGAATCCATTGATAAATTAAAGCAATTTAATTTGGATACAGGGAAGAAAGCCATCACGACAACTGAAGTGGATGAAGAAGATTGGGCAACTGCTTGGAAAAAGTATTATCATCCAGTAAAGATTTCAGGCCGTTTCACGATTGTTCCAACATGGGAAACCTATCAGCCAGTGGAATCCGATGAGCTCATCATCGAACTGGATCCAGGCATGGCGTTTGGTACGGGGACTCATCCGACAACCGTCATGTGTCTGCAGGCACTTGAAAAGTATGTGAAACCAGAAGACTACGTGATTGATGTTGGAACAGGCTCGGGTGTTCTCGCAATAGGCGCGACCTTGTTGAATGCTCAACGAGTATTAGCTTTAGATTTGGATGAGGTTGCCGTTCGCTCAGCCAAAGAAAACATTGAGCTAAATCATTGCGATGAAAAAGTAGAGGTTGTGCATGGCAACTTGCTGGATTCTGTAAAAGAGCCGGCAGATTTAATCGTTGCGAATATTCTGGCTGAAGTGATTGTCACATTCTCTCAAGATGCCTATCAATTATTAGCAGAGAATGGACTGTTTATCGTTTCCGGAATCATCGGTGCGAAAAAAGACTTTGTAAAAGAAGATCTCATTCAAAAAGGATTCGAAATCGTTGAATCTGTTGTAATGGAAGATTGGGTTGCTTTGATTGCCCGTAAACGGGGGGAATAA